One genomic segment of Odocoileus virginianus isolate 20LAN1187 ecotype Illinois chromosome 17, Ovbor_1.2, whole genome shotgun sequence includes these proteins:
- the PIP4K2B gene encoding phosphatidylinositol 5-phosphate 4-kinase type-2 beta isoform X2, whose product MSLINELSNVPVPVMLMPDDFKAYSKIKVDNHLFNKENLPSRFKFKEYCPMVFRNLRERFGIDDQDYQNSVTRSAPINSDSQGRCGTRFLTTYDRRFVIKTVSSEDVAEMHNILKKYHQFIVECHGNTLLPQFLGMYRLTVDGVETYMVVTRNVFSHRLTVHRKYDLKGSTVAREASDKEKAKDLPTFKDNDFLNEGQKLHVGEESKKNFLEKLKRDVEFLAQLKIMDYSLLVGIHDVDRAEQEEMEVEERAEDEECENDGMGGGLLCSYGTPPDSPGNLLSFPRFFGPGEFDPSVDVYAMKSHESAPKKEVYFMAIIDILTPYDAKKKAAHAAKTVKHGAGAEISTVNPEQYSKRFNEFMSNILT is encoded by the exons ATGTCTTTG ATCAATGAGCTGAGCAATGTCCCTGTCCCTGTCATGCTAATGCCAGATGACTTCAAAGCCTACAGCAAGATCAAGGTGGACAATCATCTCTTCAATAA AGAGAACCTCCCCAGCCGCTTCAAGTTCAAGGAGTACTGCCCCATGGTGTTCCGAAATCTCCGGGAGAGGTTTGGGATTGACGATCAGGATTACCAG AATTCAGTGACACGCAGCGCCCCCATCAACAGTGACAGCCAGGGCCGGTGTGGCACACGTTTCCTCACTACCTATGACCGGCGCTTTGTGATCAAGACTGTTTCAAGTGAGGATGTGGCTGAGATGCACAACATCTTAAAGAAATACCATCAG TTTATAGTGGAGTGTCACGGCAATACCCTTTTGCCACAGTTCCTGGGCATGTACCGCCTGACCGTGGATGGTGTGGAAACCTACATGGTGGTCACCAGGAACGTGTTCAGCCATCGGCTCACTGTACATCGCAAGTACGACCTCAAG GGTTCTACTGTTGCTAGAGAAGCGAGTGACAAGGAGAAG GCCAAGGACTTGCCAACCTTCAAAGACAATGACTTCCTCAACGAAGGGCAGAAGCTGCACGTAGGAGAAGAGAGTAAAAAGAATTTCCTGGAAAAACTGAAACGGGACGTAGAG TTCCTGGCCCAGCTGAAgatcatggactacagcctgctgGTGGGCATCCACGACGTGGACCGGGcagagcaggaggagatggaggtggaGGAGCGGGCCGAGGACGAGGAGTGTGAGAACGATGGGATGGGCGGCGGCCTGCTCTGCTCCTACGGCACGCCTCCAGATAGCCCGGGCAACCTCCTCAGCTTTCCCCGGTTCTTTGGACCTGGGGAATTTGACCCCTCTGTTGATGTCTATGCCATGAAGAGCCATGAAA GTGCCCCCAAGAAGGAGGTGTATTTCATGGCCATCATTGATATCCTCACGCCATATGATGCTAAGAAGAAAGCTGCACACGCTGCCAAAACAGTGAAACATGGG GCGGGGGCCGAGATCTCGACTGTGAACCCTGAGCAGTACTCCAAGCGCTTCAATGAGTTCATGTCCAACATCCTGACGTAG